A genomic window from Pirellulales bacterium includes:
- a CDS encoding calmodulin-binding protein, protein MLRRILFALVCACGLGLFGHASDAKAQEAYGRQWAYTYSTQDWDRFYHYPFVYYPQNFWGDEYYRSSESLYYRYPPEMRIPVYNKQWHNEYPQAAQWDKWIHYNYGPGQARYHWGNQFITDTF, encoded by the coding sequence TATTTGCGCTAGTTTGCGCCTGCGGCCTCGGTTTATTTGGCCATGCTTCCGACGCCAAGGCCCAGGAAGCGTATGGTCGCCAATGGGCATACACGTATAGCACGCAAGATTGGGACCGATTTTATCATTACCCATTCGTGTATTACCCGCAGAACTTTTGGGGCGACGAGTACTATCGCAGCTCCGAGAGTTTGTATTACCGCTATCCGCCTGAAATGCGCATTCCGGTATACAACAAGCAGTGGCACAACGAGTATCCGCAGGCCGCCCAGTGGGATAAATGGATTCATTACAATTACGGTCCCGGACAGGCGCGTTATCACTGGGGCAACCAGTTCATTACGGATACATTCTGA